A section of the Alkalihalobacillus sp. LMS39 genome encodes:
- a CDS encoding beta-galactosidase, with protein sequence MAKQEKSFTTKAKFMLHGGDYNPDQWLDRPDILADDIQLMKLSNTNTFSVGIFAWSALEPEEGVYKFEWLDEIIDNIYSIGGRVILATPSGARPAWMSQKYPEVLRVNAARIKQHHGGRHNHCFTSKVYREKTQTMNRLLAERYGNHPALILWHISNEYGGDCHCDACQEAFREWLKKKYKTLDALNKAWWGPFWSHTYTNWSQVESPSPIGESAVHGLNLDWRRFVTDQTISFYENEIVPLRELTPSIPITTNFMADTHDLIPFQGLDYSKFAKHLDVISWDAYPAWHNDWESTANLAMKVGFIDDLYRSLKQQPFLLMESTPSAVNWHNVNKAKRPGMHLLSSMQMVSHGSDSILYFQWRKSRGSSEKFHGAVVDHDNSPNNRVFQEVAQVGKTLEQLSDIVGTNRTSDVAILYDWDNNWALDDAQGFGLKTKQYPQTLQEHYRTFWEKDISVDVITKEQDFAPYKLLIVPMLYLVSEETIARFKAFVANGGTIVMTYISGLVNEFDLTYMGGWPQGLQDIFGLKPLETDTFYPTDRNAVTYEGESYEVKDYATVLEVDSANVVATYEQDFYESTPAVTSHQYEKGHSYYIGARLPKEFHRHFYGTLIEKLELKPAFSVQHGEGVSVQVRQAPDKDFVFVMNFTEESQVVSFPTSVTDIMTKEEMIGEVTLKKYEVKIVEVLRN encoded by the coding sequence ATGGCTAAACAAGAAAAATCATTCACAACAAAAGCAAAGTTTATGCTTCATGGAGGAGACTATAATCCAGACCAATGGTTAGACAGACCTGATATTTTAGCAGATGATATCCAACTGATGAAATTATCAAATACAAATACATTTTCAGTTGGGATTTTTGCATGGAGCGCACTTGAACCAGAAGAGGGCGTCTATAAATTTGAATGGCTAGATGAAATCATCGACAACATTTACAGCATCGGTGGCCGTGTTATTCTTGCGACACCAAGTGGGGCACGTCCAGCATGGATGTCACAAAAATATCCAGAAGTGTTGCGAGTAAATGCGGCAAGGATAAAACAACACCATGGAGGAAGACACAACCATTGCTTTACATCGAAAGTATATCGTGAAAAAACACAAACGATGAACCGCTTATTAGCAGAACGGTATGGCAATCATCCTGCCTTAATTTTATGGCATATTTCAAATGAGTATGGAGGAGATTGTCATTGTGATGCTTGTCAAGAGGCATTCCGTGAATGGTTAAAAAAGAAATATAAAACGTTAGACGCATTAAACAAAGCATGGTGGGGACCTTTTTGGAGTCATACGTATACAAATTGGTCTCAAGTAGAATCACCTTCGCCAATCGGTGAAAGTGCCGTTCATGGGTTGAATTTAGACTGGCGTCGATTTGTAACAGACCAAACAATTTCATTTTATGAAAATGAAATTGTCCCTTTACGTGAATTAACACCGTCAATTCCAATAACGACAAACTTCATGGCTGATACACATGATTTAATTCCGTTTCAAGGGTTAGATTATAGTAAGTTTGCTAAGCATTTGGATGTGATTAGTTGGGATGCCTACCCGGCTTGGCATAACGATTGGGAGAGTACCGCGAATTTAGCGATGAAAGTCGGTTTTATCGATGATTTATATCGTAGCTTAAAGCAACAGCCGTTTTTATTAATGGAATCCACACCTAGTGCGGTGAACTGGCATAATGTCAATAAAGCAAAACGACCAGGCATGCATTTATTGTCTTCCATGCAAATGGTATCCCATGGGTCAGATAGTATCTTGTACTTCCAATGGCGGAAATCAAGGGGTTCATCTGAGAAATTTCACGGAGCTGTTGTTGACCATGATAATAGTCCGAACAACCGCGTGTTTCAAGAAGTTGCTCAAGTTGGTAAAACGCTTGAACAGCTTTCCGATATTGTTGGTACAAACCGAACATCGGATGTTGCGATTTTATATGATTGGGACAATAACTGGGCGTTAGATGATGCCCAAGGATTTGGATTAAAAACAAAACAATATCCACAAACATTGCAAGAGCATTATCGAACGTTCTGGGAAAAAGATATTTCAGTTGATGTCATTACGAAGGAACAAGATTTCGCTCCGTATAAGCTATTAATTGTACCGATGCTTTATTTAGTAAGTGAAGAAACGATTGCGAGATTTAAAGCATTTGTTGCTAACGGCGGGACGATCGTGATGACGTATATTAGTGGGTTAGTCAATGAATTTGATTTAACATACATGGGCGGCTGGCCACAAGGTTTGCAAGACATCTTTGGACTAAAGCCGTTAGAAACAGATACGTTTTACCCGACTGACCGAAATGCGGTCACATATGAAGGGGAGTCATATGAGGTGAAAGATTATGCGACAGTGCTAGAAGTCGATTCAGCGAACGTGGTGGCAACGTATGAGCAAGACTTTTATGAAAGCACACCAGCAGTTACGAGTCACCAATATGAAAAGGGACACTCGTATTATATTGGAGCACGGTTGCCAAAAGAGTTTCACCGTCATTTTTATGGAACACTCATTGAAAAGCTTGAATTAAAGCCTGCATTTTCGGTTCAACACGGTGAAGGTGTTTCCGTTCAAGTAAGGCAAGCGCCAGATAAAGACTTTGTTTTTGTTATGAACTTTACAGAAGAAAGCCAAGTCGTGTCATTCCCTACTTCTGTAACAGACATCATGACAAAAGAAGAAATGATAGGCGAAGTGACGCTAAAAAAATACGAAGTGAAAATTGTAGAAGTCTTGAGAAATTAA
- a CDS encoding LLM class flavin-dependent oxidoreductase, which produces MEIGISTFVETTPDVKTGEVKSHAERIREVVEEIILADEVGLDVFGVGEHHREDFAASNPAIILAAAAPQTKRIRLTSAVTVLSSADPVRVFQDFATLDGISNGRAEIMAGRGSFIESFPLFGYDLKDYDELFHEKLELLLQICKSEKVTWKGKFRPAIENRGIYPRPVQQPLPVWIGSGGNTQSVIRAGILGLPLVLAIIGGSPVQFAPLVKLYERAALQAGHDPSKLPVASHSHGFVAETTEEAAEKYFAPTQQVMNKLGKERGWGHYDRASYDAARSFDGALYVGDAQTVADKIIHLRKQVGITRFMLHVPVGSMPHADVMKSIELLGTEVAPRVREDISKWEKEKES; this is translated from the coding sequence ATGGAAATAGGTATAAGTACATTTGTTGAAACAACCCCTGATGTGAAAACAGGTGAAGTTAAAAGTCATGCAGAACGCATTCGAGAGGTTGTTGAAGAAATTATTCTTGCTGATGAAGTCGGGTTAGATGTATTTGGTGTCGGTGAACACCACCGTGAAGATTTTGCTGCGTCAAATCCTGCGATTATACTAGCAGCGGCGGCCCCACAAACGAAACGAATTCGATTAACTAGTGCCGTTACCGTACTTTCTTCGGCTGATCCAGTTCGGGTATTTCAAGACTTTGCAACACTTGATGGGATTTCCAATGGAAGAGCTGAGATTATGGCTGGGCGTGGTTCATTTATCGAATCGTTTCCGTTATTTGGGTATGACTTGAAAGATTATGATGAATTATTTCATGAAAAGCTAGAGTTGCTTTTACAAATATGTAAGTCAGAAAAAGTAACATGGAAAGGAAAATTTCGACCGGCAATTGAAAATCGCGGAATTTACCCACGTCCTGTTCAACAGCCATTACCTGTCTGGATTGGGAGTGGTGGAAATACACAATCTGTGATTCGGGCTGGGATTCTAGGGTTACCACTAGTCCTTGCTATTATTGGAGGGAGTCCAGTTCAATTTGCGCCACTCGTGAAATTATATGAACGAGCAGCTCTCCAAGCTGGACATGATCCATCGAAGCTTCCTGTCGCTTCTCACTCCCATGGTTTTGTGGCCGAAACGACAGAAGAGGCGGCTGAGAAATATTTTGCACCAACCCAGCAAGTGATGAATAAGCTTGGAAAAGAGCGAGGATGGGGACATTATGACCGGGCAAGTTATGATGCAGCAAGAAGCTTTGATGGTGCACTGTATGTTGGAGATGCTCAAACCGTTGCTGACAAAATCATTCATCTACGAAAACAAGTAGGAATTACTCGCTTTATGCTCCACGTCCCTGTAGGCTCTATGCCGCATGCTGATGTAATGAAATCGATTGAATTATTAGGAACTGAGGTTGCCCCTCGAGTTCGTGAAGACATTTCGAAATGGGAAAAAGAAAAGGAAAGCTAA
- a CDS encoding sugar ABC transporter permease — protein sequence MQGNMKTQKFLRLFTSYSILLFVVVIIVYPLLWTIGASFNPGNSLMSTSMIPQNPTLDHYRELFAGKESLQYGQWYLNSIKISLFTMIGTLISVSFTAYAFSRFRFKGRKNALMLFLLLQMIPQFSALVALFVLAQMLGMVNSHWLLILLYIGGQIPMNTYLMKGYMDSIPMDLDESAKIDGASNTRIFLQILLPLSKPMLAVVAMNGFTGPLGDFVLSSTILRTPEAYTLPIGLYNLVNDVMGASYTTFAAGAILISIPIAIIFIMLQKFFVSGLTAGGTKG from the coding sequence ATGCAAGGGAATATGAAAACACAAAAGTTCTTACGACTGTTCACCTCCTATTCGATTTTGCTATTTGTCGTTGTTATTATTGTATATCCGCTTCTATGGACCATTGGAGCAAGTTTTAATCCCGGGAATAGTTTAATGAGTACGTCAATGATTCCGCAAAATCCAACCCTTGACCATTACCGGGAGCTGTTTGCCGGAAAGGAAAGTTTGCAATATGGGCAGTGGTACTTAAATTCTATAAAAATTAGTTTGTTTACGATGATAGGAACATTAATTAGTGTTTCATTTACCGCATATGCATTCTCACGCTTTCGTTTTAAAGGAAGAAAAAATGCATTAATGTTGTTTTTACTATTGCAAATGATTCCACAGTTTTCAGCTTTAGTCGCTTTATTTGTACTAGCACAAATGCTAGGAATGGTAAACAGTCATTGGTTATTAATTTTGCTTTATATTGGTGGGCAAATTCCGATGAATACGTATTTAATGAAGGGGTATATGGATTCGATTCCAATGGATTTAGACGAAAGTGCAAAAATCGACGGCGCAAGCAATACTCGCATTTTTTTGCAAATTCTTTTACCTCTATCAAAACCAATGCTTGCAGTTGTTGCAATGAATGGATTTACTGGCCCACTTGGTGATTTTGTGCTTTCCTCAACAATTCTACGAACTCCTGAGGCATATACACTGCCAATTGGGTTATACAATTTAGTAAATGATGTAATGGGAGCTAGCTATACGACGTTTGCAGCAGGGGCGATTTTAATTAGTATTCCGATTGCAATTATCTTTATTATGCTACAAAAATTCTTTGTTTCAGGGCTTACAGCGGGAGGAACGAAAGGATAA
- a CDS encoding chromate transporter produces MKSAKSSILWQLFWSFFKIGPVTFGGGYAVIPVIERELVDKQKWVKKSEMDDVIAVASSLPGAIAINSATFIGYRMAGIRGAVAALLGIFLPTFLIVIGISIAFYHVQDHPKVEAAFQAIRITVIALIVYAAYSIGKKAIFDKTTLSIVSGSLFCLLFLHIHPALLIIIGIFLGVFVVQWKEKLGYLQKTNETKREERKYEWFMGEGI; encoded by the coding sequence ATGAAATCGGCGAAAAGCAGTATATTATGGCAGCTGTTCTGGTCATTTTTTAAAATAGGCCCTGTTACGTTTGGTGGAGGCTATGCGGTCATTCCTGTGATAGAGCGGGAGCTAGTTGATAAACAAAAATGGGTTAAGAAGTCTGAAATGGATGATGTTATTGCAGTCGCAAGTTCACTTCCAGGAGCCATTGCGATTAACTCCGCTACCTTTATCGGATATCGAATGGCTGGCATTCGTGGTGCAGTTGCAGCATTACTAGGAATCTTTTTACCTACTTTTTTAATCGTTATTGGGATAAGTATCGCTTTTTACCATGTTCAAGACCATCCTAAGGTAGAAGCAGCGTTCCAAGCGATACGAATCACCGTCATTGCACTTATCGTATATGCAGCGTATTCGATCGGGAAAAAAGCGATATTTGATAAAACAACGTTATCAATCGTATCCGGTTCGTTATTTTGCTTGCTTTTCTTACACATCCATCCGGCTTTGTTAATTATAATTGGGATTTTCTTAGGTGTTTTTGTTGTTCAGTGGAAAGAAAAATTAGGCTATCTTCAAAAAACTAATGAAACAAAAAGAGAAGAAAGAAAATATGAGTGGTTTATGGGAGAAGGGATTTAA
- a CDS encoding HD domain-containing protein, producing MYIAENKEQFTDPFYQTTVELYPWESELLQSPVIRRLKFLSHYGTGSFTTSAKHSRFEHTLGVWTIISSFFQKEEELRIAALLHDIGHLPFSHAVERTLGFNHHALTESLIKDEAIGSILQKYGFDPFRIIDILNTDSPLSHKTNYLSADHLDSFLRDSYMLGKRMKHPADIIQKITFHHHYVEADIDTAKTIMEAIHFDHTHFLHPTLLALDVLLAEAIKVYASHHHVELSVIQGLTNQELIQLLASSHVQLIHELLSIIMFYPEKILVQQAAGENTRTMGVKKVYDKSPLVDGNPLPSLCHESHQLLQSIRALQRQYYFTII from the coding sequence ATGTACATTGCAGAAAACAAAGAACAATTTACTGACCCATTTTACCAAACGACAGTCGAGCTATATCCGTGGGAAAGTGAACTACTACAATCCCCTGTCATCCGGCGACTGAAATTTCTTTCCCATTATGGAACAGGTTCTTTCACCACTTCAGCTAAGCATAGTCGATTTGAACATACACTTGGTGTATGGACAATCATTTCTAGTTTCTTTCAAAAAGAAGAAGAACTACGGATCGCTGCCCTTCTTCATGATATCGGGCATCTTCCTTTTTCACATGCGGTTGAACGCACATTAGGATTTAATCATCATGCTTTAACCGAGTCCTTAATAAAAGACGAAGCCATTGGTTCTATTTTGCAAAAATATGGGTTTGACCCATTTCGAATTATTGATATTTTAAATACGGATTCTCCGCTTTCACATAAAACAAATTATTTAAGCGCTGACCATTTAGACAGTTTTCTCCGTGATTCTTATATGCTCGGAAAACGAATGAAACATCCTGCTGACATCATACAAAAAATTACATTTCATCATCATTATGTTGAAGCAGATATCGATACCGCCAAGACCATAATGGAAGCGATCCATTTCGACCATACGCACTTTCTTCATCCTACATTGTTAGCGCTAGACGTTTTATTAGCGGAAGCAATCAAAGTTTATGCTTCGCACCATCATGTTGAACTTTCTGTCATCCAAGGGCTAACAAACCAAGAACTCATTCAGTTATTAGCAAGCAGTCATGTTCAACTGATTCACGAGCTTCTCTCTATTATTATGTTTTACCCTGAAAAAATATTGGTCCAACAAGCTGCAGGTGAAAATACAAGAACTATGGGTGTCAAAAAAGTGTATGACAAATCACCGCTTGTAGACGGGAATCCACTCCCTTCCCTTTGTCATGAATCACATCAGTTGTTGCAATCCATTCGAGCGTTACAACGACAATATTACTTTACCATCATTTAA
- a CDS encoding glycosyl hydrolase 53 family protein → MGKRVKKSVIQLVAFMLVISSIFISYQPSVANANEDNLLNNGSFEQSFWSEEGHWSVDTPNWDVWDIQHFEYADDDWIEPGEGEHSLKYWVKDTAIGTQSFTVKQTIPSLPAGTYELSVKSMGGNGVEAGKVQLFVGEQTAEPITTTGYNNWGTVRYTFVLEETQSNIDVGAIVTGEKNTWGHVDDFRLVLSSSESGPTPVEADIFVERVDGISENFIKGVDISSILALEDSGVQFYNEAGVEQDIFTTFRDAGVNYVRVRIWNDPYDSNGNGYGGGNNDVDKAIEIGKRATANGMQLLVNFHYSDFWADPAKQQAPKAWENISFEQKKQEVYDFTKTSVEAMLAEGIDIGMVQVGNETNGGFIGERDWSKMSELFNEGSKAIRDIDPSILIALHFTNPETSGRYSSIAQTLHQNNVDYDVFASSYYPFWHGTLSNLTSVLTHVADTYDKKVMVVETSYTYTEHDGDGHGNTAPQRTGQTLNYPITVQGQATAVRDVFQAVVDVGEAGIGVFYWEPAWLPVGPPENLEQNKEIWETHGSGWATSYATEYDPEDAGEWYGGSAVDNQALFDFDGHPLASINIFNYVDTGAVAPLQIDEIKDARVQFIFGSDITLPNTVDVVYNNGTTGTIPVSWDMEAVDQALAQGIGSYVITGVAEGERSVRLFLEITPENLVVNPSFEESDRTMWNITHRNATSDHTQFLNNSSDARTGNYSLHFYSASAVDFQVEQTVTGLEPGYYNLSMFIQGGDAHESDMYLFATTNEEEFKQTTNVRGWAQWVNPTIDDILVLDGTITIGASVQANGGAWGTLDDFYLYQVRPYEEGQVPPGNGQQPGPPAGGGSDDDNNTPPNSGGQQPETDNGDGDITPGNGSEDDEEQTEESEDVIENDKENETEVTDGSKLPKTATTIFNFLLAGIILLGSGIAFYIYKRRQKVEV, encoded by the coding sequence ATGGGGAAACGAGTCAAGAAATCTGTTATTCAACTGGTTGCTTTTATGTTAGTCATTAGTTCAATTTTTATAAGCTATCAACCGAGTGTTGCTAATGCTAATGAAGATAACCTATTAAATAATGGTAGTTTTGAACAAAGTTTTTGGAGTGAAGAAGGGCACTGGTCAGTAGATACACCGAATTGGGATGTATGGGACATACAGCATTTTGAGTATGCAGATGATGATTGGATTGAACCTGGTGAAGGGGAGCATAGCTTAAAGTATTGGGTAAAAGATACGGCAATAGGAACGCAATCTTTTACTGTAAAACAAACGATTCCATCTCTTCCAGCCGGAACGTACGAGCTTTCGGTGAAATCAATGGGGGGAAATGGTGTGGAAGCTGGTAAAGTCCAACTTTTCGTTGGGGAGCAAACGGCCGAACCGATTACAACAACAGGGTATAACAATTGGGGCACGGTTCGTTATACGTTTGTATTAGAAGAAACACAATCAAATATAGACGTAGGTGCTATTGTTACGGGTGAAAAAAATACTTGGGGTCATGTAGACGATTTCCGTTTAGTATTGTCTTCATCTGAGTCAGGACCAACACCTGTTGAAGCAGATATTTTCGTCGAACGAGTGGATGGCATTAGCGAAAATTTTATTAAAGGTGTCGATATATCTAGTATTCTTGCACTCGAAGACAGTGGTGTTCAGTTTTATAATGAAGCGGGTGTTGAACAAGATATTTTCACAACGTTTCGTGACGCTGGTGTAAACTATGTTCGCGTTCGTATTTGGAATGACCCGTATGATTCCAATGGTAATGGCTATGGTGGTGGAAATAACGATGTCGATAAAGCGATTGAAATTGGAAAACGAGCAACAGCGAATGGAATGCAATTATTAGTAAACTTTCATTACTCTGATTTCTGGGCAGACCCAGCAAAACAGCAAGCACCAAAAGCATGGGAAAATATAAGTTTTGAACAGAAAAAGCAAGAAGTGTATGATTTTACAAAAACAAGTGTAGAAGCAATGCTTGCTGAAGGAATCGACATTGGCATGGTTCAAGTCGGGAATGAAACAAATGGTGGATTTATTGGTGAACGTGATTGGTCAAAAATGAGTGAGCTTTTTAATGAAGGAAGTAAAGCGATTCGAGATATTGATCCATCTATCTTAATTGCCTTGCATTTTACAAATCCTGAAACAAGCGGTCGTTATTCATCTATTGCCCAAACATTACACCAAAACAATGTCGACTATGATGTCTTTGCAAGCTCATATTATCCTTTTTGGCATGGAACATTATCGAATTTAACGTCTGTGTTAACACATGTTGCAGACACGTATGATAAAAAAGTGATGGTCGTTGAAACATCCTACACATATACAGAACACGACGGTGATGGCCATGGGAATACAGCTCCACAACGAACAGGACAAACATTAAATTACCCAATTACAGTGCAAGGACAAGCTACAGCCGTACGCGATGTGTTCCAAGCAGTTGTTGATGTAGGGGAAGCAGGGATTGGAGTATTTTATTGGGAGCCTGCATGGTTACCTGTAGGACCACCAGAAAATCTTGAACAAAACAAAGAAATTTGGGAAACGCATGGGTCAGGTTGGGCAACGAGTTATGCTACAGAATATGATCCTGAAGATGCAGGTGAATGGTATGGTGGAAGTGCCGTCGATAACCAAGCATTATTTGATTTTGATGGTCACCCACTAGCATCGATTAATATTTTTAACTATGTCGATACAGGTGCGGTTGCTCCGCTACAAATTGATGAAATAAAAGATGCGAGAGTTCAATTCATTTTTGGTTCGGACATAACGTTACCAAATACAGTAGATGTTGTTTACAATAATGGAACAACAGGTACCATTCCGGTAAGCTGGGACATGGAAGCAGTTGACCAAGCTTTAGCTCAAGGTATCGGCTCTTATGTCATTACAGGAGTGGCTGAAGGGGAAAGAAGTGTAAGGTTATTCCTTGAAATCACACCGGAAAACCTTGTCGTAAATCCGAGCTTTGAAGAATCTGATCGAACGATGTGGAATATAACCCATCGGAATGCAACAAGTGATCATACTCAATTTTTAAATAATAGCTCTGATGCTAGGACAGGTAACTATTCTTTACATTTTTATTCAGCTAGTGCGGTAGACTTTCAAGTAGAACAAACAGTCACTGGTTTAGAACCAGGCTACTACAACTTATCGATGTTTATTCAAGGTGGAGATGCTCATGAATCTGATATGTATTTGTTTGCGACTACAAATGAAGAAGAGTTTAAACAAACGACAAATGTGCGTGGATGGGCTCAGTGGGTAAACCCTACTATAGATGACATTTTAGTGTTAGATGGCACGATTACCATTGGAGCGAGTGTACAAGCCAATGGTGGAGCATGGGGAACGCTTGACGACTTTTACTTATACCAAGTAAGACCGTATGAAGAAGGGCAAGTTCCTCCAGGTAATGGGCAACAACCAGGACCACCAGCAGGCGGGGGTTCTGATGACGATAATAATACCCCACCAAATAGTGGAGGGCAACAACCTGAAACAGATAATGGTGATGGCGATATTACACCTGGAAATGGGTCAGAAGATGATGAGGAACAAACGGAAGAAAGTGAAGATGTAATCGAAAATGACAAAGAGAACGAAACAGAAGTTACCGATGGCTCGAAGTTACCGAAAACAGCAACAACAATTTTTAACTTCTTACTAGCAGGAATCATATTGTTAGGAAGTGGAATTGCGTTTTACATTTATAAACGACGCCAGAAGGTGGAAGTATAA
- a CDS encoding ROK family protein codes for MLKEFLEDDSIKNQWPKKIYHLIHQRGPITKNDLLLLTKTKQTTLNRFMDDLVYSNVIVECGYGESSGGRPPVLYKVNEKAAYIIGIDISRIQTKIVLVNLAYHTIEQTSFAMTEKETPSIVFAKMKQIITKWITEYNIAWNQLLGIGVGTVGPVQREEGIIVKPEAFLAPRWENVHVARQLHEYFPVKIVVDNGANSAVVAEYSQYPSYENILYVIGGYGIRCGVICNGQLLHSKLGDSSAYGHIIVHAGDTPTTKGKKGSLSHFATFGAMVEEWKQTVNEETDVTFSDLLYELKRGNPSVIKIVEKAAYYYAIGIANMVNVLHPELVVLHGHLISESNWYYQEVVKQAKSHLYIEDKSLITFSKGTFGADAIAIGAAIQAFQSYFV; via the coding sequence ATGTTAAAGGAATTTCTAGAAGACGATTCTATAAAAAATCAATGGCCTAAAAAAATATATCATCTTATTCATCAACGGGGACCGATAACGAAAAATGATTTACTCCTTTTAACGAAAACAAAACAAACAACGTTAAATCGTTTTATGGATGACTTGGTATATTCGAATGTCATTGTAGAATGTGGATATGGGGAATCAAGTGGAGGGCGGCCACCTGTACTATATAAAGTGAATGAAAAAGCGGCTTATATTATCGGAATTGATATTTCAAGAATTCAAACAAAGATCGTATTAGTAAATCTCGCTTATCATACAATTGAACAAACTTCTTTTGCAATGACAGAAAAGGAGACCCCTTCGATTGTTTTTGCAAAAATGAAACAGATTATTACCAAGTGGATTACTGAGTATAATATAGCTTGGAACCAATTACTAGGCATAGGTGTTGGAACTGTAGGTCCCGTACAACGAGAAGAAGGGATTATCGTAAAGCCTGAAGCGTTTCTAGCTCCAAGATGGGAAAATGTACATGTCGCTCGGCAATTACATGAGTATTTCCCAGTGAAAATCGTCGTCGATAATGGTGCGAACTCTGCTGTTGTTGCGGAGTATAGTCAATATCCATCTTATGAAAATATATTATATGTCATTGGTGGCTATGGGATTCGTTGTGGTGTAATTTGTAATGGTCAACTTCTACATTCAAAACTAGGAGATTCAAGTGCGTATGGTCATATTATTGTTCATGCTGGAGATACACCAACGACTAAAGGCAAAAAAGGATCGCTTTCTCACTTTGCAACGTTTGGGGCTATGGTCGAAGAGTGGAAACAGACAGTGAATGAAGAAACAGACGTTACATTTTCAGATTTACTCTATGAGTTGAAACGTGGAAACCCGTCCGTCATCAAAATTGTCGAAAAGGCAGCTTATTACTATGCCATTGGGATAGCAAATATGGTGAATGTGCTTCATCCGGAATTAGTTGTATTACATGGTCACCTTATTTCAGAGTCAAATTGGTATTATCAAGAGGTTGTGAAACAAGCAAAATCTCATTTGTATATTGAAGATAAAAGTTTAATAACATTTAGTAAGGGGACGTTTGGGGCAGATGCGATAGCGATTGGAGCAGCAATCCAAGCGTTTCAGTCTTATTTTGTATAA
- a CDS encoding sugar ABC transporter permease gives MQHRKLALLLSIIPGGGQFYNKQWVKGSVFLTLGISFFVVFGDLLNMGYWGLMTLGTEVPRDNSIFLLAEGIIAVIVTIFGLAFYYINFRDAYKNGKLRDQNLRLSSLKEQYHHLIEQGYPYVISGPSLFILIFAVIFPILFSFALAFTNYDLYHSPPANLADWVGFETFTKIFTVDIWRSTFFGVLGWTIIWTLVASTLQVSLGIFLAVLVNQKDLRFKKFFRTVLILPWAVPGFVTILVFAGLFNDSFGAINMEILAAFGIDPIPWMTDANWSRVALIFMQGWLGFPYIFIVTTGVLQSIPDDLYEAATIDGATIFSKFRNITLPLILIAMAPIIITQYTFNFNNFNIIYLFNGGGPAMPGSTAGGTDILVSWIYKLTLQSSQYSLAAALTILLSVFVITIALWQFRRTNSFKEGA, from the coding sequence ATGCAACATCGTAAATTGGCATTACTATTATCGATAATTCCTGGAGGCGGCCAGTTTTACAATAAGCAGTGGGTAAAAGGGTCAGTGTTTCTTACTCTCGGTATCTCCTTTTTTGTCGTGTTTGGAGATCTTTTAAATATGGGATATTGGGGGCTCATGACTCTTGGAACAGAAGTCCCTCGTGACAACTCTATTTTTCTATTAGCAGAAGGTATTATTGCCGTTATTGTGACGATTTTTGGCCTTGCTTTCTACTATATTAATTTCCGTGATGCTTATAAAAACGGAAAGCTACGCGATCAAAATTTAAGATTAAGTTCATTAAAAGAGCAATACCACCATTTAATTGAGCAAGGGTACCCTTATGTGATTAGTGGTCCTTCTTTATTTATCTTAATTTTTGCTGTTATTTTCCCTATTCTATTTAGTTTTGCTCTCGCATTTACAAATTATGATTTATACCATTCTCCCCCTGCAAATTTAGCAGATTGGGTAGGATTTGAAACATTCACAAAAATTTTCACGGTTGATATTTGGCGTTCGACTTTCTTTGGTGTGTTAGGCTGGACCATTATTTGGACTCTTGTAGCATCTACGCTTCAAGTTAGTCTTGGAATTTTCTTAGCGGTCCTAGTTAATCAAAAAGACCTTCGTTTTAAAAAGTTTTTCCGAACGGTGTTAATTTTACCTTGGGCTGTGCCTGGGTTTGTCACGATTCTTGTTTTTGCTGGATTGTTTAACGATAGTTTCGGAGCGATTAATATGGAGATTTTAGCAGCCTTTGGCATCGATCCGATACCATGGATGACAGATGCAAACTGGTCAAGAGTAGCGTTAATTTTTATGCAAGGTTGGCTTGGATTCCCTTATATTTTTATCGTCACGACAGGTGTTCTTCAATCGATTCCAGATGATTTATATGAAGCAGCTACGATTGACGGAGCTACGATCTTTTCGAAATTTCGTAATATTACGTTGCCGTTAATTTTAATTGCAATGGCGCCGATTATTATTACTCAATATACGTTTAACTTTAATAACTTCAATATTATTTATCTATTTAATGGTGGTGGCCCTGCAATGCCAGGTTCAACGGCGGGTGGAACGGATATCCTCGTCTCGTGGATTTATAAATTGACATTGCAGTCAAGTCAATACTCATTAGCTGCAGCATTAACAATTCTATTATCTGTATTTGTTATTACGATTGCTTTATGGCAATTTAGACGAACAAATTCATTTAAAGAGGGGGCGTAA